One stretch of Natronolimnobius baerhuensis DNA includes these proteins:
- a CDS encoding HVO_0476 family zinc finger protein, whose amino-acid sequence MNDIPDRVPTPCPSCSPDLETVHEVLTASEGGGTVTVRCSECAHVHKVQPEQEREVTLDVVVSQDGESFTANVTAPEDESIEVGDEFILETDEVLSTVRVTSVELDGQRRREEAPADEIETVWSREVDNVAVNVTIHPQDGSRDDSRGITVHVPGDYEFEVGTIEEFGEDEFKIDAYVVRDDASGYHRDRYEEGGDTVLAKDAKRVYAYDEQTSAWSAW is encoded by the coding sequence ATGAACGACATTCCGGACCGCGTCCCGACACCCTGTCCGTCGTGCTCGCCGGACCTCGAGACGGTCCACGAGGTGCTTACCGCGAGCGAGGGTGGCGGCACGGTCACCGTCCGCTGCAGTGAGTGCGCTCACGTCCACAAGGTACAGCCAGAACAAGAACGCGAAGTCACACTCGACGTCGTCGTCTCTCAGGATGGCGAATCGTTCACCGCGAACGTCACCGCCCCCGAAGATGAGTCGATTGAAGTCGGCGACGAGTTCATCCTCGAGACGGATGAAGTGCTCTCGACGGTGCGTGTCACCAGCGTCGAACTCGATGGACAGCGCCGACGGGAGGAAGCGCCGGCAGACGAAATCGAGACCGTCTGGAGCCGCGAGGTCGACAACGTCGCAGTCAACGTCACGATCCACCCACAGGATGGCTCTCGAGACGATAGCCGCGGGATCACGGTTCACGTCCCCGGCGACTACGAGTTCGAAGTCGGCACAATCGAGGAGTTCGGCGAGGACGAGTTCAAAATCGACGCGTACGTCGTCCGCGACGACGCCTCGGGCTACCACCGCGACCGCTACGAGGAGGGTGGCGATACCGTCCTCGCGAAAGACGCAAAACGCGTCTACGCCTACGACGAGCAGACCAGCGCCTGGTCGGCCTGGTAG
- a CDS encoding endonuclease NucS domain-containing protein — protein sequence MIDDAIRVLAGDCTVITEGTEREEYRGRMTTVVKPDNTVLVHDRDGYQPVAWLTRADSVSSERSDGFTLVAKKDTQTLRIAAHDQDGFAHYPVSAAGPLVGTCPDCDGALVRSKGVHCVDCGTRYGVPADATIQTDQSHCECGLPRMRVERGLAFNVCLDRDCESLDAAVKEAFDREWDCPETDCDGDLRILRRGGLIAGCEHYPACDTGFAMPAGVIDGECACGLPTFDTRSGNRCLDATCTQQQTERLEAGEVASDD from the coding sequence ATGATCGACGATGCGATTCGCGTGCTCGCGGGCGACTGTACCGTCATTACCGAGGGCACCGAACGCGAGGAGTACCGCGGCCGCATGACGACGGTCGTCAAACCCGACAACACCGTGCTCGTCCATGACCGCGACGGCTACCAGCCCGTTGCGTGGCTAACGAGGGCCGACAGCGTCTCGAGCGAGCGCTCGGACGGCTTTACGCTCGTAGCGAAAAAGGACACCCAGACGCTGCGAATTGCCGCCCACGATCAGGACGGGTTCGCCCACTATCCGGTCTCGGCTGCCGGCCCACTCGTCGGCACCTGTCCGGACTGTGATGGCGCGCTCGTACGCTCGAAGGGCGTCCATTGTGTCGACTGTGGCACCCGCTACGGCGTCCCGGCGGATGCGACGATTCAGACCGATCAGAGCCACTGCGAGTGTGGCCTCCCACGAATGCGCGTCGAACGTGGGCTCGCCTTTAACGTCTGTCTCGACCGCGACTGCGAGTCGCTCGACGCCGCCGTGAAAGAGGCGTTCGACCGCGAGTGGGACTGTCCCGAAACCGACTGCGACGGCGACCTCCGCATCCTTCGCCGGGGCGGCCTCATCGCCGGCTGCGAGCACTATCCAGCGTGTGACACTGGCTTTGCGATGCCTGCTGGCGTTATCGACGGCGAGTGCGCCTGTGGCCTGCCCACGTTCGACACCCGAAGCGGCAATCGCTGTCTCGATGCCACCTGTACGCAGCAACAGACGGAGCGACTCGAGGCGGGCGAGGTCGCAAGCGACGACTGA
- a CDS encoding DUF7269 family protein translates to MTRRSILDGVLVVLTLVALGFGSVLAIRPAVLPPAVLEAVVSVETAVDPDHALIAIAAVVGLFALWRSYFSGASDVRDAGPQTNESLEMAAAITGSPTEQSEPMVVGAGATERVERTIDALERGQRATMERDAVTDDVRESLRAVEHASGRSSDAVEERIQTGAWTDDQIAAVFLGDTSAGTLSLGQRLRMWLFPGRTFEKRLERTLSALEQHATDGAFERKATGVESAARDGGRDQQDEPRESTEDNNA, encoded by the coding sequence ATGACACGCCGTTCGATACTTGATGGAGTCCTCGTCGTCCTCACACTCGTTGCACTCGGCTTCGGGAGCGTGCTGGCGATCAGGCCTGCCGTGCTCCCGCCCGCTGTGCTCGAGGCCGTCGTCAGCGTCGAAACCGCCGTCGACCCGGACCATGCACTCATCGCCATCGCCGCCGTCGTCGGGCTGTTCGCACTCTGGCGGTCGTACTTCTCGGGTGCGAGTGACGTCCGAGATGCTGGCCCACAGACGAACGAATCACTCGAGATGGCAGCGGCGATAACGGGGTCGCCGACCGAGCAGAGCGAGCCGATGGTCGTCGGCGCAGGCGCGACCGAACGCGTCGAGCGAACAATCGACGCACTCGAGCGCGGCCAGCGGGCGACCATGGAACGCGATGCCGTCACCGACGACGTGCGCGAGTCGCTGCGGGCTGTCGAACACGCAAGCGGGCGCTCGAGCGACGCCGTCGAAGAGCGGATTCAGACGGGCGCGTGGACTGACGACCAGATCGCAGCCGTCTTCCTCGGCGATACGAGCGCTGGAACCCTCTCGCTCGGGCAGCGACTTCGCATGTGGTTGTTCCCCGGCCGCACGTTCGAGAAGCGCCTCGAGCGGACGCTTTCGGCACTCGAGCAGCACGCGACGGATGGGGCGTTCGAACGGAAGGCGACTGGTGTGGAGTCGGCGGCCAGAGACGGCGGACGCGACCAGCAGGATGAACCGCGCGAATCGACGGAGGACAACAATGCGTAA
- a CDS encoding DUF4129 domain-containing protein, with translation MGSGSMGTDDDTVATAPTNGPDWAQFGLVLVAIAILALAAVAIPAMGGGSLGLSGAGEDREGDGPSMLPELFSESGEQRSESGSGDTLERGDEDDEEGETDDEDSETADADADDAAGSADEDGLPDEQAGEQGEMDGEFGDGDGGDSWDGDGERPDETADIDGENGEPGDVEDPLEGDTSDGVPGEDGIPDDGDWDEPAEDGELPPDAAEESDTEGDDPFDDMPDDTDERNGDDGELPTENDLNGDPADGGGSESDAFDGTDETEGSDAVDGPDETEDGDSSESGDEPVADESDDPSGESEYDDGAPGEEEEVDDTIDSDDAGPDDDDAVPDTDETSTDDDGPGEDATIRSYDYAFDTPPSPGTAVDVTVTDDGEPVVGETVTFNGEPIGTTDSTGTVTGEVPFTQTLEVDTPTSSGDQSQDVRESLARGGVSPSVGSTRQFAPTRQDQPENGTRTVIEMETNTTLAVDRPAVPGGDVVVTAAVNEYPIPDGTVLVDGGEAGTTDANGTAQVTLPESTGNTTIAVERGEIRAERTLELRDPTLEVTEIIPLPGRTVEATLEHGGEPVENATVAVNGEMVGTTGADGATAVQLPVASEATLSATGAGTTTEIVVDGLYRNAAIVSFGVLAVVLAGWWLLSRRFGVSASSVRSLPAMVASLVRRAGAILQSIGRWIIDAVVRLAQHLEAFGQWLGALLARAARWLASLPRALATQGLAALAAIHPVRLYRLLVGALRSLLRSSKQRVEAVASNASKTHAAPSAVSAEQSEDVRTLRTLWQEFVRLVRPPRLRTQTPGEIGRHAVDRGFPETPVRTVVETFRDAEYGDTPPSESRLERVRSAVRVVAGDNEDEANGETDTDSDDETNDSPESDGGQP, from the coding sequence ATGGGATCTGGATCGATGGGGACTGATGACGACACAGTGGCGACCGCACCGACGAACGGCCCGGATTGGGCACAGTTCGGTCTCGTTCTCGTAGCGATTGCAATCCTCGCGCTCGCCGCAGTCGCGATTCCTGCGATGGGCGGCGGGAGTCTCGGACTGAGCGGGGCTGGCGAGGACCGCGAGGGGGATGGCCCATCGATGCTCCCCGAGTTATTCTCTGAATCAGGAGAACAGCGCTCAGAGAGCGGGTCTGGAGACACACTCGAGCGTGGGGATGAAGATGACGAGGAGGGAGAGACAGATGACGAAGATTCAGAGACAGCCGACGCAGACGCGGACGACGCAGCCGGGAGTGCAGATGAGGACGGTCTCCCCGACGAACAAGCAGGCGAACAGGGCGAGATGGACGGCGAATTCGGAGACGGCGATGGAGGCGATAGCTGGGATGGTGACGGGGAGCGACCGGACGAGACAGCGGATATAGATGGAGAAAATGGTGAACCCGGCGACGTAGAGGACCCACTCGAGGGCGATACCAGCGATGGGGTGCCAGGCGAAGATGGCATCCCGGATGATGGTGACTGGGATGAGCCAGCGGAAGACGGGGAGTTGCCGCCCGATGCCGCGGAAGAGAGCGACACCGAGGGTGACGACCCGTTCGACGACATGCCAGACGATACCGACGAGAGAAACGGTGATGACGGAGAGTTGCCAACAGAAAACGATCTGAATGGCGACCCGGCAGACGGTGGTGGCAGCGAGTCGGATGCGTTCGATGGGACAGACGAGACGGAAGGGTCAGATGCGGTCGATGGGCCAGACGAAACTGAGGATGGCGACTCGAGCGAGAGTGGGGACGAGCCAGTTGCTGACGAGAGTGACGACCCGTCAGGTGAGTCTGAGTACGACGACGGAGCGCCAGGAGAGGAAGAAGAGGTCGACGACACCATCGACAGTGACGACGCTGGACCAGACGATGACGACGCAGTACCCGACACAGACGAGACGAGCACCGATGATGACGGGCCTGGGGAGGATGCCACAATACGCAGCTACGACTACGCGTTCGATACGCCACCGTCGCCCGGCACAGCCGTCGATGTCACCGTTACAGACGATGGCGAGCCAGTCGTGGGTGAGACGGTCACGTTCAACGGCGAGCCAATCGGCACGACCGACAGCACCGGCACAGTCACCGGCGAGGTCCCCTTCACACAGACGCTCGAGGTCGATACGCCAACCTCGAGCGGTGATCAGAGCCAGGACGTTCGTGAGTCGCTCGCTCGAGGCGGCGTCAGTCCGTCGGTCGGGTCGACACGTCAGTTCGCCCCGACTCGCCAAGACCAGCCCGAAAACGGGACGCGGACGGTCATCGAGATGGAGACGAATACGACCCTCGCGGTCGACCGGCCGGCAGTTCCCGGCGGCGACGTCGTCGTCACCGCCGCAGTCAACGAGTACCCGATTCCGGACGGGACGGTGCTCGTCGATGGTGGCGAAGCCGGGACGACAGACGCCAACGGGACGGCACAGGTCACGCTGCCAGAGTCGACTGGAAACACGACCATCGCCGTCGAACGCGGCGAGATCCGTGCCGAACGGACACTCGAACTCAGAGACCCCACACTCGAGGTCACAGAGATTATTCCACTTCCCGGTCGGACGGTCGAGGCGACGCTCGAGCACGGCGGTGAACCGGTCGAAAACGCGACGGTGGCAGTCAACGGCGAGATGGTGGGGACAACAGGCGCTGACGGAGCCACAGCCGTCCAACTGCCTGTCGCAAGCGAGGCGACGCTCAGCGCGACGGGGGCGGGAACGACGACGGAGATAGTCGTCGACGGTCTCTACCGAAATGCTGCGATTGTTTCATTCGGTGTACTCGCTGTCGTCCTCGCCGGGTGGTGGCTCCTCAGTCGTCGATTCGGCGTGAGCGCCTCGAGCGTGCGTTCACTGCCGGCGATGGTCGCATCACTCGTCCGACGCGCGGGTGCGATACTCCAGTCAATCGGCCGCTGGATCATCGATGCCGTCGTCAGACTGGCACAGCACCTCGAGGCGTTCGGTCAGTGGCTCGGCGCGTTGCTGGCTCGAGCGGCGCGCTGGCTCGCGTCGTTGCCGAGAGCACTCGCGACGCAGGGGCTGGCTGCGCTCGCGGCGATTCACCCCGTTCGGCTGTATCGGCTGCTGGTCGGTGCGCTTCGGTCGCTCCTTCGCTCGTCGAAACAGCGCGTCGAGGCGGTCGCCTCGAACGCGAGCAAGACACACGCTGCGCCGAGTGCTGTGAGCGCCGAACAAAGCGAGGACGTACGGACGCTGCGGACGCTCTGGCAGGAGTTCGTCCGTCTGGTTCGACCACCACGGCTGCGGACGCAGACGCCCGGCGAGATCGGCCGTCACGCAGTCGACCGGGGCTTTCCCGAGACACCGGTTCGGACCGTCGTCGAGACGTTCCGAGATGCCGAGTACGGTGACACGCCGCCCTCGGAATCACGACTCGAGCGGGTTCGCTCGGCGGTTCGCGTCGTTGCGGGCGACAACGAGGATGAGGCGAACGGAGAGACGGACACTGACAGCGACGATGAGACCAACGACAGTCCCGAAAGCGACGGAGGCCAGCCATGA
- a CDS encoding protein-L-isoaspartate O-methyltransferase family protein, translated as MDPAVLREDMVDGLEAAPKEILEDDAVGVAMRDVPRHEFVDEERAAYEDREYEAHGTRILAPSTVARLLQACSLEEDQSVLIVGVGVGYTAAVTAELVGETNVHAVDIARPLVIAARTNLEAAGYDGVLVDCRDGADGLPEYAPFDRIVLEAAAVDPPRALLEQLAPDGRLVYPRGSQTQRLEVVTASGDRERDHDRHGVVAFDPLLVEGEQVGAVERNRMAREDREHARQRAESRRGWEQEWIEWDDAVDSPSRF; from the coding sequence ATGGACCCCGCGGTACTTCGGGAGGACATGGTCGACGGCCTCGAGGCCGCTCCCAAGGAGATTCTCGAGGATGACGCTGTCGGCGTCGCGATGCGAGATGTCCCCCGCCACGAGTTCGTCGACGAAGAACGGGCGGCCTACGAGGACCGAGAATACGAGGCACACGGGACCCGCATCCTCGCGCCAAGCACCGTTGCCCGACTCCTGCAGGCGTGCTCGCTTGAGGAGGACCAATCCGTCCTGATCGTCGGCGTTGGCGTCGGCTACACAGCGGCAGTGACCGCCGAACTCGTCGGCGAGACGAACGTCCACGCAGTCGACATCGCACGCCCGCTCGTTATCGCCGCCCGAACTAATCTCGAGGCGGCCGGCTACGATGGCGTCCTCGTCGATTGTCGCGACGGTGCCGATGGCCTCCCCGAATACGCGCCGTTCGACCGCATTGTGCTCGAGGCTGCTGCCGTCGACCCGCCGCGAGCACTCCTCGAGCAACTCGCACCCGACGGACGACTGGTCTACCCGCGTGGCTCACAGACACAGCGACTCGAGGTCGTCACTGCGAGTGGTGATCGCGAGCGTGACCATGACCGCCACGGCGTCGTTGCGTTCGATCCATTACTCGTCGAGGGTGAACAGGTCGGTGCCGTCGAACGGAATCGAATGGCACGCGAGGATCGTGAACACGCCCGCCAGCGCGCCGAATCTCGCCGCGGCTGGGAGCAGGAGTGGATCGAGTGGGACGACGCGGTCGACTCGCCCTCGAGATTCTGA
- the endA gene encoding tRNA-intron lyase, protein MSLEGRFDEDAGVVHVGGDARQRYHDSRGYGYPLEGNEIELAPVEAAHLLYRGDLAAVTTDDGERLDFQSFVAREPGEAFGVRFLVYADLRSRGFYLSPAAEPWIENPPEGTVDFAVFPRGNGPSDGKIEYPLRVISERTDVPAAALEDGVLAVVDEESEITYFDVNRNEPTGSSNPDVSLPDRAEADLLTDRVVVWDPPLSLYERTFYGQPLEGREYDQPTLQCSLLEAAYLTERGALDLDPETVRARGRAVEGERFDRRLAVYTHLREEDIVPKTGYKFGADFRTYANVDSVEELSHSELLVRVHPADYVFEPRDLALDVRLAHGVRKTMVFALVADAESTAEIKWWSIERLTP, encoded by the coding sequence ATGTCACTCGAGGGGCGATTCGACGAGGACGCGGGCGTCGTCCACGTAGGGGGCGATGCGCGCCAGCGCTATCACGACTCGCGGGGCTATGGCTACCCGCTCGAGGGGAACGAGATCGAACTGGCTCCCGTTGAGGCCGCGCATCTACTCTATCGGGGCGACCTCGCGGCGGTCACCACGGACGATGGCGAGCGACTGGATTTTCAGTCGTTCGTCGCGCGTGAACCGGGCGAGGCCTTTGGCGTCCGATTTCTGGTCTATGCGGATCTGCGCTCACGGGGCTTTTATCTCTCTCCAGCAGCCGAACCGTGGATCGAGAACCCACCCGAGGGCACCGTCGACTTTGCAGTGTTCCCACGGGGCAACGGCCCTAGCGACGGCAAAATCGAGTACCCGCTGCGAGTAATCAGTGAACGAACCGACGTCCCGGCCGCTGCACTCGAGGACGGCGTCCTCGCAGTTGTCGACGAGGAAAGTGAGATTACGTACTTTGACGTCAACCGGAACGAACCAACGGGGTCATCGAATCCGGACGTCTCGCTGCCCGACAGGGCCGAGGCCGACCTGCTGACTGATCGGGTCGTCGTCTGGGACCCGCCGCTGTCGCTCTACGAGCGGACGTTTTACGGCCAGCCACTCGAGGGGCGCGAGTACGACCAGCCGACGCTCCAGTGTTCGTTGCTCGAGGCGGCGTATCTCACCGAACGTGGGGCGCTCGATCTCGATCCGGAGACGGTTCGAGCGCGCGGCCGGGCAGTCGAAGGCGAACGCTTCGACCGCCGGTTAGCCGTCTATACGCACTTGCGCGAGGAGGATATCGTCCCGAAGACGGGCTACAAGTTCGGTGCTGACTTTCGGACCTACGCGAACGTCGACTCGGTTGAGGAACTAAGCCACTCCGAACTGCTGGTTCGGGTCCATCCCGCTGACTACGTCTTCGAGCCGCGGGATCTGGCACTCGACGTACGCCTGGCACACGGCGTTCGCAAGACGATGGTGTTTGCGCTGGTGGCGGACGCCGAGAGTACAGCGGAGATCAAGTGGTGGTCAATCGAGCGACTAACGCCCTGA
- a CDS encoding protein-L-isoaspartate(D-aspartate) O-methyltransferase: MFDRFTSSDDSAEGDIEAARERLGRQLSNRIDDERVLEALTAVPRHEFVPPNRRRDAYADRPLPIGDGQTISAPHMVAIMADTLALESGEDVLEIGTGCGYHAAVTAELVGPEHVYSVEYSDELAEQARERLTKLGYGEISVRVGDGHNGWPEHAPYDAAYFTCATDSIPDSVLEQVRPGGRVLAPVGSSRQTLVEIDKRADGTLERHDHGDVRFVQIRG, translated from the coding sequence ATGTTTGACCGGTTCACCTCGAGTGACGACAGTGCCGAGGGTGACATCGAGGCTGCCCGCGAACGGCTGGGTCGACAACTCTCGAATCGCATCGACGACGAGCGCGTTCTCGAGGCCCTGACGGCGGTTCCACGCCACGAGTTCGTCCCGCCGAATCGCCGTCGTGACGCGTATGCGGATCGCCCGCTTCCGATTGGCGACGGGCAGACGATCAGTGCGCCGCACATGGTCGCGATCATGGCCGACACACTGGCGCTCGAGTCCGGCGAGGACGTGCTCGAGATCGGGACCGGCTGTGGCTATCACGCGGCGGTCACTGCCGAACTCGTCGGTCCGGAGCACGTCTATAGTGTCGAGTATAGCGACGAGTTAGCTGAGCAGGCGCGCGAGCGACTCACCAAACTAGGTTACGGCGAGATCTCTGTTCGGGTCGGCGACGGCCATAACGGCTGGCCCGAGCATGCACCCTACGACGCCGCATATTTCACCTGCGCGACGGACTCAATTCCAGATTCCGTCCTCGAGCAGGTTCGTCCGGGCGGGCGCGTTCTCGCACCCGTTGGCTCGAGTCGACAGACGCTCGTCGAAATTGACAAACGCGCGGATGGCACGCTCGAGCGACACGACCACGGCGATGTTCGATTCGTCCAGATTCGGGGCTAA
- a CDS encoding FtsZ/tubulin family protein, translating to MQLEVIGVGGGGCRLAAAIRAWETDMVQSFVLDTFAFDTDSNTLATLPATIPEENRYRYGDGVDHGLNGNLQRGLEVGTEHVDELERQLDTGNPSLADAFVVAIGLGGATGGGTAPALVSSLKRLYDKPVYVLATLPAASELEEGDDSLVVEDVVEESTAGNESTASTESEQGDEDAGTGDSDAGDEALILAESRPLADENALQTLEGLEGLADAIICFDNEAWLKTGESLADGRTRLNEVFATRVGEFFAATGDTGDARTQQTRTTPDAETVIDANDIARILGSRSSIVSLGYGTQQVDAAGEGSILGLGIGPELGPQLFAEETTVETAAAYSAVETVIQKALYGKHTLECEPADAERALVIVGGPPAWLNRQAITDGRRTVESATESDEILGGDAPRPAGDSVFALVAFAGGDLRKRLEERNVTPRSTES from the coding sequence ATGCAACTCGAGGTGATCGGCGTCGGCGGCGGGGGGTGTCGGCTCGCCGCGGCGATTCGTGCGTGGGAGACGGACATGGTGCAGTCGTTCGTCCTCGATACGTTCGCGTTCGATACCGATTCCAACACGCTGGCGACACTGCCAGCGACGATTCCCGAGGAGAACCGCTATCGCTACGGTGACGGCGTCGACCACGGACTCAACGGTAACCTCCAGCGCGGACTCGAGGTTGGTACCGAACACGTCGACGAACTGGAACGCCAACTCGACACCGGGAATCCGTCACTCGCAGACGCCTTTGTAGTCGCCATCGGCCTTGGTGGGGCCACCGGCGGCGGCACAGCACCCGCACTCGTCTCGAGTCTCAAGCGCCTGTACGACAAGCCGGTGTACGTCCTCGCGACGCTGCCGGCAGCCAGCGAACTCGAGGAGGGAGACGACTCGCTCGTCGTTGAGGATGTCGTCGAAGAGTCGACCGCGGGCAATGAGTCAACGGCTTCGACAGAGAGCGAACAGGGCGACGAGGACGCTGGGACGGGCGATTCAGACGCGGGAGACGAGGCACTCATACTCGCAGAAAGTCGTCCGCTGGCCGACGAAAACGCGCTACAGACGCTCGAGGGACTCGAGGGACTTGCGGATGCGATCATCTGTTTCGATAACGAGGCGTGGCTGAAAACAGGCGAGTCACTGGCCGATGGCCGAACGCGGCTCAACGAGGTGTTCGCAACCCGTGTCGGCGAGTTCTTCGCTGCGACGGGCGATACGGGTGACGCGAGGACACAGCAGACGCGTACGACGCCGGACGCGGAGACGGTTATCGACGCGAACGACATCGCACGGATTCTGGGATCGAGAAGTTCGATTGTCTCACTCGGCTATGGGACACAGCAGGTCGATGCTGCTGGGGAAGGGTCGATTCTGGGGCTCGGTATTGGCCCCGAACTCGGCCCGCAACTATTCGCTGAGGAGACGACCGTCGAGACCGCAGCGGCCTACAGCGCCGTCGAGACGGTGATTCAGAAGGCACTATACGGAAAGCACACCCTCGAGTGCGAGCCGGCTGATGCCGAGCGGGCGCTGGTGATCGTCGGCGGGCCGCCGGCGTGGCTCAACCGGCAGGCGATCACTGACGGCCGACGGACCGTCGAGTCGGCGACTGAGTCCGACGAAATTCTGGGTGGCGATGCCCCACGGCCAGCTGGTGACAGCGTCTTCGCGCTCGTCGCCTTCGCCGGTGGAGATCTTCGCAAGCGTCTCGAGGAACGGAACGTGACACCTCGATCAACGGAGTCATAG